A window of the Plasmodium vinckei vinckei genome assembly, chromosome: PVVCY_08 genome harbors these coding sequences:
- a CDS encoding fam-a protein, which yields MNKGHFRLFFFALSLFMYASNQALANEASLVNDNINNPVQTKANPEDDKPDKANKNLKNSDSSNEGQTFSSIILSILQCFACGAPKPKKNGQNMQVRGKSTPENDMPKKTTPENDMPKKPIIDNNARLDMSHQNNNHRLLCRDPEEIEKVTKLMNEATAILQKEFTSDNYNLARFTEGGARLFRKQKDTMDIGKLCISIEKPDKYGEIKDTIWNPNGFLNMDPSFLTGQVVRVYNPNLVMIQQCYTSGGQNSVKYFHYLAQKIEVSKDKTIMIYLSTHSADVNDSMEENMYTLLDIAYSLEPGCNYEEEFKKNYVNLSAYEINKDDKKVDIVYLDSIYDDEILAPLYDFKRVRSRKIIQLVNLKEKLTREKRYIPNSKFLLD from the exons atgaataaaggACACTTTcggttatttttttttgctttaaGCTTGTTTATGTATGCAAGCAATCAAGCCCTTGCCAATGAGGCTTCTTTAGtcaatgataatataaacaatcCTGTTCAAACAAAGGCTAATCCAGAAGATGATAAGCCTGATAAAGCCAATAAAAATCTTAAAAATTCGGATTCATCCAACGAGGGTCAAACATTCTCATCTATAATCTTATCTATTTTACAATGTTTTGCTTGTGGTGCTCCTAAACCCAAAAAAAACGGTCAAAACATGCAGGTTCGAGGAAAAAGTACTCCAGAAAATGATATGCCAAAAAAAACTACTCCAGAAAATGATATGCCAAAAAAGCCTATTATAGACAATAATGCTAG GCTCGATATGTCACATCAAAATAACAACCACCGCCTATTATGTAGAGACCCTgaagaaattgaaaaagTGACAAAACTTATGAACGAAGCTACAGCTATTTTACAGAAAGAATTTACATCTGATAATTATAACCTAGCTCGTTTTACTGAGGGAGGTGCACGCCTATTtagaaaacaaaaagataCTATGGATATTGGAAAATTGTGCATTTCAATCGAAAAACCCGATAAG TATGGTGAAATAAAAGACACAATATGGAATCCCAATGGTTTCCTAAATATGGATCCCAGTTTTCTCACTg gACAAGTTGTTCGTGTATATAATCCAAATTTAGTGATGATACAACAATGCTATACAAGTGGTGGTCAAAATTCCgtaaaatatttccattatttGGCCCAAAAAATTGAA gTATCAAAAGACAAAActataatgatatatttatcaacACATTCGGCTGATGTTAATGATAGCATGGaagaaaatatgtatactCTCTTAGATATTGCATATTCATTAGAACCTGGCTGTAATTATGAAGAagagtttaaaaaaaattatgttaaCTTATCCGCATATGAAATTAATAAAGACGACAAAAAAGTTGACATTGTCTATTTAGACTCG ATTTATGATGACGAGATCCTAGCTCCCCTTTATGATTTTAAAAGAGTCCGATCAAGAAAAATTATCCAACTTGTGAacttaaaagaaaaactcACCAGagaaaaaagatatattcCAAACAGcaaatttttattggattaa
- a CDS encoding lysophospholipase, putative has translation MVTEKVKLNNDELRNKTCNLDGDPKVGWLRNKNGLLLKTYGWLVNNAIGNILLIHGYKAHTRLIFMKTNLKTPINNENLVINSNNCYIYKDSWIEKFNQCGYSVYGIDLQGHGESQALNNLRGDINCFDDIVDDVIQYMYQIQDNTSNDNQKGDKYHNTVKNKKKKLPMYIIGHSMGGNIALRILQLLGEEKEYRIKAQSSNNYKNYNIMLNNSTNINENANGVVKDMINDKYNMSNGNLFTNSNGYGSYNSYASTSTKTNSIASDKDEGCYNYLDNLNIKCCISLSGMIRLKTTWNAGNISFKYLYLPIINFLSLAAPEKRISSSGYKKSDHVTNIYKHDILRIDSGAKFKCLYELVKATTTLNCNINYMPKDIPLLFVHSIDDNVCCYNGSLLFYDKVNVNKKELHIVNGMNHAITLEPGNEYILKLVIDWICNLRTNDEDE, from the coding sequence ATGGTGACGGAAAAAGTTAAATTGAATAATGATGAATTAAGGAATAAAACATGTAATTTAGATGGCGACCCTAAGGTAGGTTGGTTacgtaataaaaatggtttacttttaaaaacatatggATGGTTAGTTAATAATGCTATAggaaatatattgttaataCATGGATACAAAGCTCATACTcgattaatttttatgaaaacaAATTTGAAAACGCCAATTAACAATGAAAACTTAGTAATAAACAGTAATAATtgctatatttataaagatAGTTGGattgaaaaatttaatcAATGTGGTTATTCAGTATATGGAATAGATTTGCAAGGACATGGGGAATCACAAGCATTGAATAATTTAAGAGGCGATATTAATTGCTTTGATGACATAGTTGATGACGTAATACAATATATGTATCAGATTCAAGATAATACATCAAATGATAATCAAAAGGGTGATAAATATCATAATacagtaaaaaataaaaaaaaaaaacttcctatgtatattattggGCATTCGATGGGAGGAAATATTGCTTTAAGAATATTACAATTATTAGGGgaagaaaaagaatatagAATTAAGGCGCAGAGCTCAAATAActacaaaaattataacatCATGCTAAACAATTCTactaatattaatgaaaatgccAATGGTGTGGTAAAAGATATGattaatgataaatataatatgagTAATGGGAATTTATTTACCAATTCTAATGGTTATGGTTCCTATAATTCATATGCTAGCACATCGACTAAGACAAATAGTATTGCTAGTGATAAAGATGAAGGATGctataattatttagataatttaaatattaaatgttGCATATCTTTATCTGGTATGATAAGATTAAAAACAACATGGAATGCTGGAAACATTTCATTCAAGTATTTGTACTTACCTATAATAAACTTCCTGTCTCTTGCCGCACCTGAGAAACGAATTTCGTCATCAGGTTATAAAAAGTCCGACCATGTtactaatatatataagcatGATATACTTCGAATTGATAGTGGAGCGAAATTTAAATGTCTGTATGAACTTGTAAAAGCAACGACCACATTGAAttgtaatattaattatatgccAAAAGATAttcctttattatttgtgcATTCAATAGATGATAATGTTTGCTGTTATAATGGGTCGCTTTTGTTTTATGATAAAGtaaatgttaataaaaaagagcTACATATTGTTAATGGTATGAATCATGCTATAACATTAGAACCAGGAAATGaatacattttaaaattagtTATCGATTGGATTTGTAATTTAAGAACGAATGATGAAGatgaataa